Part of the Trichoderma asperellum chromosome 1, complete sequence genome is shown below.
CCGGGGCTGGCGAAGCTCCAGAGGTCGACTCTCAAGCCGATTCTCGGTCCGGCCTTCAGTTCGAGGCTCAGGTTTTGGTGGGCGCGACTCAGAATCGCTGTgatcgctgctgctgaagcggGTGGGTGAGTAGCTTGTGGGGGAATTTGTGGGTGAGTAATTTGCAGGCGGGTATACCGGCTCGATGTGCGTGCTGAGAGATAGAGTTGGAGACGATGGTCGCCCGTTGAGGTTGGGTAGTGGAGGTGGCGTTAGCGAAAGAGCGCGAGGGCTGCTGTAGGCAGATGGCGATGGGGAAAGAGCTGGTGAAGATGCCTCATGGAAAGGACGCCAGCCAGAGGTTACGCCGGATGCCTCATCCTCGGAATGAGTATTTGGTTCTAGCTCTTTGAGTAGAGAGGATACAACAAGAGTTGGCTCAGCGTCGTTCTGGCCAGCATTGCTGTTTCTCAGGGAAGAGCCGTTGGGTAGTCTTCCCGTGGATGAGCTGGCCGCTGGCTGAAGCGCAGTTGAGCTTTCCCCGTGCGTGGGAAGACGTCTGGTTCGTGGGCGTTTGAGTTTTCTTTCAGGTTCTTGGGTGGGCGGTTCGATGGGTGAAGCCGTCACGGACCGAGCCTTTCGTTTGCGAGTATTTGGACTGCTGGTACCTTCGGCCTCTCGAGCACGATCCAACGCACCCCAGGCCTGTCTCTCCTCCCTCGTCTCAACAGGCGGTGGCGCCGGCTGAAGGCGTTCGCTAATCCGAGGCGGTATACTGCTTGCAAAGGACTCTCGTGCACCTAGACGCTGTGCAATGTCCATTCGTTGCTGCCACCGCTGCAGCTCCCGCCGATCCAGCTGTTGGAACCTGCGATAACGTCCaagatcttcatcctcgtcgtcatggTTATCGAGGTCCAGCTCGCTTATTTCAAAGAAGCGGCCAGAGAACTGTCCCCAGGCACCCTGCCATTCAAGGTTGCGTGCTTGGCGGCGTGCCCGCCTAAGACGAGCGCGGGTGCGGACGTGGAAGCCTCGGTTAGatcgaggagctggagggATAGTGTTTTGAGGCCTCTCGCCGTTCTCCGACGCAGCTCCCGACTCTGGCTGTTCGTCTGTCGTCTGGAACAGATGAGCACATTCCATGCAGTACCAAGCACCCTCGGGGATGTAATCGAGGCCGATGCAGTGCGTGTGGTAGGCTGCATCACAGCTATCGCAAAGCAGGAGAATGTCTTCTCGCTCTGCCGAGTCGCAGATGGGGCATGGATTGgattcttcctcctcctcttcagggTTCTCTCCAAGCCACTGCTGCACATCGAATTCGGCAACTTGCTTTTTATCCTCGACGTCGTAGGTTGAAATGGCGATGCCTGTAGAATTCGCCCCATGTCAGTTGGCATTTGGCACAGCGAGGGTGTGGAGGTACTTGTACACAGAGGGGCTGTAGCTGTAGCAGTGGCTGAACTTACCATCGAGACCGTTGTAGACTCGAACCGAGTGGAAGGACTTGCGGCAGATGGGGCAAGTATTGGTCTTCTGAGCCCAGGAGCGGATGCATGCATCGTGAATTATATGGTCACAGCCATCGAGGGCGGCCACTATGTTGAGGTAGTTGGAATCGCTCTCAGCGGCCTCGGAAGTGGAAGCAGTAGCGGTGTCGACGGCGGCCGCGTTGCTCTGCGTCGAGGACGAGGGGTGCGGCAGCGGATCCAAACATATGATACACTGGTCAGGCTCAGACATGATGCCGATTGTGATGACAGACGCCAGAAACTGATGAACACATGTAAAAGACAAACGAGGTAGAAAAGGGCCTGATggggcaaaagaaaaagagaagtagACAAAAGCTGTTTTTGAAACAACGTGGGAAGCGCTGGTCTGTGGCGTGTGCTGCAAAAGAGAGCGAGAAACTGGGTTTGGTATGAAGGCTAATATGATGTATTAGTGGTGAAGTGCAATAAGGGCAGCGGTACTGCGCACGGTGGGAAAGGTAGGTACCTctggggctttttttttcgtgcaACGACCAGAgcaagaggcagaggagtgaaagagagagagttcAGCTGGAGACAGCCCAGAAAAGGCGGGCTTCTGGCGAGCTAGCGCAGGCCTGTTAGGGGTCTGAGCGGGGCCAATCAGCGAGGCCCGGCGCTGGAGGCGCCACGCCTGTTAATCACCTGCGATTgcgctggtggtggcggcagaTGGCAGAATTTCAGGGCGACGGTGAGGGGGATTTTGGATCTCGGGCCTGTCTGGGGTGAGTCCGTCAGAGTTTGCTCAGCGGTTAGTGGCAGGACGGAGAGTTGCTGGGAGCTCGGCCACAGAGTGAAGAGGCGAGTATAGCTGCTCGTTGCAAGCAGGGAGGCGAAGTGCGTCGGAGCGCAGGcactttttgttcttgttcaATGCTCCAATTGTCTTTTGTCTTAGCACGAGTCCACACGTCAGTAGTAGGTACGGCACTCTTTAtactggagctggaggctgcCTTGGGACAACAAGGTACCGCCTCCAGGTACCAGCCCGTGACTGGGAGGACGTCAGACCTCGTATATATTAATCAACAACCGGCCGGCGAGCTAATACACAATACGACCAACATAAAGAAGTATCTAGATGACTTGAGGCTGCCTTGGGCAACTGGAGCAGCCGGTGTCTTGGACGTGTGAACAAGAGCCGAAGggctcgtcatcgtcatcgtcggtgAGAGACTTTCTGCATGCcgcagagagaaaagaagacgcagGCATATTGCGGAGTGCAGTGCCGCTATAGGTACTTAGTAGGTTGGTAGTACCTGCGTGTGAGTACATCCAGAGGAGTCACAGCTCTGGTAGATACGAAAGTACAGATTCGCAGAGCTCCGTATTACTGCTACCTGCACATTCCTTCGCTTccttgcagctgcagcagcgcctccTTGTGGTCTACGGCTACAAGAGCCTCGCTGCCCGCCTCATCAACAGCCCATGAGAGAGTTGTCagcagaaacaaaagatGACTGAATGTACACGAAAAGACGACTGAGCTATCTAGTACTAACACCATGTTTAGTAGGTACAGAAGACGCTACCGAAGAACCAAGTCACCACAAGGTTCCCTTGGGCTCTCAGCGGAAACGAAAATGCAACTGCGCGCGGATATGCTTTCGTTGGTCTCACGTGCTGAGGCGTGGGTGATTGAAACATAAATCTGCAATTGGTCGACAAAGCCATGGCCGCACGCTGACCAAGTTTTTGGCGCTGTTTACGTGCAGGCAGGCCCTATTCATTAACGGTTATTACCCATTTTTATTAGGCATTGGAAGCAAACACTGTATGGATACACCTCTCTGCCTTTAGTTGGTACTAA
Proteins encoded:
- a CDS encoding uncharacterized protein (EggNog:ENOG41) yields the protein MSEPDQCIICLDPLPHPSSSTQSNAAAVDTATASTSEAAESDSNYLNIVAALDGCDHIIHDACIRSWAQKTNTCPICRKSFHSVRVYNGLDGIAISTYDVEDKKQVAEFDVQQWLGENPEEEEEESNPCPICDSAEREDILLLCDSCDAAYHTHCIGLDYIPEGAWYCMECAHLFQTTDEQPESGAASENGERPQNTIPPAPRSNRGFHVRTRARLRRARRQARNLEWQGAWGQFSGRFFEISELDLDNHDDEDEDLGRYRRFQQLDRRELQRWQQRMDIAQRLGARESFASSIPPRISERLQPAPPPVETREERQAWGALDRAREAEGTSSPNTRKRKARSVTASPIEPPTQEPERKLKRPRTRRLPTHGESSTALQPAASSSTGRLPNGSSLRNSNAGQNDAEPTLVVSSLLKELEPNTHSEDEASGVTSGWRPFHEASSPALSPSPSAYSSPRALSLTPPPLPNLNGRPSSPTLSLSTHIEPVYPPANYSPTNSPTSYSPTRFSSSDHSDSESRPPKPEPRTEGRTENRLESRPLELRQPRPRRVHQTSPESSPTRGDENSMRHTMTTEEKKNVNEIVRNALRPHWRAQKLTEEQYATINRDISRKLYDEVKDASSLDDESRRQIWEKRVTQEVARAISELQA